Proteins from one Sphingomonas sp. HF-S4 genomic window:
- a CDS encoding TonB-dependent siderophore receptor — MLRIVSVLLASVATVAVVSPAYAEDRKPADLAAPPQRDDEIIVIGKTYGQEVGKTVTPLKDVPNTITVIDREQIEAQNLLSLEDALTAANGITVTGVGSEDPSFMSRGFAINNYLVDGVSTLAFNFPSVVPDLFFYERLEVLRGPAGLFSGSGNPAGSINLVRKRPLDSFKVQASAGAGSWNNFRGELDVSAPLGNGIAARAGVMAQDQDQFFDVGHRFRLAAFGTVSAEIDHATTLTVGGNYDRYQPAIQSGLPGHAGTTTGGEGRLLDIDRSTYLGADWNRFRSNTWTVFGDLTHRVSDRWTLRFSGLHSDVERIDVYSYIGSQAVTTPTNPPATGAPNNGVTNHIAYRGDSFAKTTAFDFNGIGSFPLFGRDQTLILGADYQAQDYDSYYTRLSNYARINVFDPVSPIEPTLNPYGPSPLYAVQGSGANCAGVTTPTATCVAQVYGGTKTVVEQYGLYGQLRLSPFAGLTITGGGRLTWWESNNQVLLPTRGNRTSQQIDGRFTPYVGVVWDATDNLNFYASYADSFSPQAAPAGRRKPDGSDVLPLIGAQFEGGTKLSLMNDKLLVSLAAYQIEQTNRLFNDPDDATVYLQVGKVRARGIEAEIGGEIVPGWRVNGGYSYTKTKYLEDANTAFEGIPLTPIIPEHMVKLFTNYAPVDGALRGFSLGGGVTWFDATYGGNPSYINPVNNQRVISTIVRQGAYAVVDLRAGYKINDRIALSVNANNVLDRNYYARISATGRGNYYGQPRSVFGTIRFTFE, encoded by the coding sequence GTGTTGCGGATCGTCAGTGTGTTGCTTGCCAGTGTTGCCACGGTTGCGGTGGTTTCGCCCGCTTATGCCGAGGACCGGAAACCTGCCGACCTCGCCGCGCCGCCGCAGCGTGACGATGAGATTATCGTCATCGGCAAGACCTATGGCCAGGAAGTCGGCAAGACGGTGACGCCACTCAAGGACGTGCCCAACACCATCACCGTGATCGACCGCGAGCAGATCGAGGCGCAGAACCTGTTGTCGCTCGAGGATGCGCTGACCGCCGCCAACGGCATCACCGTGACAGGGGTTGGCAGCGAGGATCCCTCGTTCATGTCGCGCGGCTTCGCGATCAACAATTACCTGGTCGATGGCGTCTCGACCCTGGCGTTCAACTTCCCCTCGGTCGTGCCCGACCTGTTCTTCTACGAGCGATTGGAAGTGCTGCGCGGCCCGGCGGGGCTGTTCAGCGGATCGGGCAATCCGGCGGGCAGCATCAATCTGGTGCGCAAGCGCCCGCTCGACAGCTTCAAGGTGCAGGCGAGCGCCGGTGCGGGCAGCTGGAACAATTTCCGCGGCGAACTCGACGTGTCCGCGCCGCTCGGCAACGGCATTGCCGCCCGCGCCGGCGTGATGGCGCAGGACCAGGACCAGTTCTTCGACGTCGGGCACCGTTTCCGCCTGGCCGCGTTCGGCACGGTCTCGGCCGAGATCGATCATGCGACGACGCTGACCGTCGGCGGCAATTACGATCGCTACCAGCCGGCGATCCAGTCGGGCCTGCCGGGCCATGCCGGTACGACCACCGGGGGCGAGGGGCGGCTGCTCGACATCGATCGCTCGACCTATCTCGGCGCGGACTGGAATCGCTTCCGCTCGAACACCTGGACGGTGTTCGGCGACCTGACGCATCGAGTCAGCGACCGGTGGACGCTGCGTTTCAGCGGCCTCCACAGCGATGTCGAGCGCATCGACGTCTATAGCTATATCGGCAGCCAGGCGGTCACCACGCCGACGAACCCGCCGGCCACTGGCGCGCCCAATAATGGCGTGACCAACCATATCGCCTATCGCGGCGACAGCTTCGCCAAGACCACGGCGTTCGACTTCAACGGCATCGGCAGCTTCCCGCTGTTCGGCCGCGACCAGACGCTGATCCTGGGTGCCGATTACCAGGCGCAGGACTACGACAGCTATTATACCCGCCTGTCCAACTATGCGCGGATCAACGTGTTCGATCCGGTCTCGCCGATCGAGCCGACGCTAAACCCCTATGGCCCGTCGCCGCTCTATGCGGTTCAAGGGTCGGGCGCGAACTGCGCGGGCGTGACCACGCCGACGGCAACCTGCGTCGCGCAGGTCTATGGCGGCACCAAGACCGTGGTCGAGCAATATGGCCTGTACGGCCAGCTTCGCCTGTCGCCGTTCGCGGGGCTGACGATCACTGGCGGCGGCCGGCTGACCTGGTGGGAGAGCAACAACCAGGTGCTGCTGCCGACGCGCGGCAACCGCACCTCGCAGCAGATCGACGGACGCTTCACGCCTTATGTGGGCGTGGTGTGGGACGCGACCGACAACCTCAATTTCTACGCCAGCTATGCCGACAGCTTCTCGCCGCAGGCAGCACCCGCCGGCCGCCGCAAGCCCGACGGGTCGGACGTGCTGCCGCTGATCGGCGCGCAATTCGAGGGTGGCACCAAATTGTCGTTGATGAACGACAAGCTGCTGGTCTCGCTCGCCGCCTATCAGATCGAGCAGACCAACCGCCTGTTCAACGACCCCGACGATGCCACTGTCTATCTCCAGGTCGGCAAGGTGCGCGCGCGCGGGATCGAGGCGGAGATCGGCGGCGAGATCGTGCCGGGCTGGCGAGTCAACGGCGGCTACAGCTACACCAAGACCAAGTATCTCGAAGACGCCAACACCGCGTTCGAGGGCATTCCGCTCACCCCGATCATCCCCGAGCATATGGTAAAGCTGTTCACCAACTATGCGCCCGTAGACGGCGCGCTGCGCGGGTTCAGCCTGGGCGGCGGGGTCACCTGGTTCGACGCGACCTATGGCGGCAACCCGTCCTACATCAATCCGGTCAACAACCAGCGGGTGATCTCGACGATCGTGCGCCAGGGCGCCTATGCCGTGGTCGATCTGCGCGCCGGCTACAAGATCAACGACCGGATTGCGCTGTCGGTCAACGCCAACAACGTGCTCGACCGCAATTACTATGCCCGCATTTCGGCGACCGGCCGCGGCAACTATTACGGCCAGCCGCGCAGCGTGTTCGGCACGATCCGGTTCACCTTCGAATGA
- a CDS encoding PepSY-associated TM helix domain-containing protein — protein MNNKGFRQSQAFLHTWSGMLLGWLLFAVFVAGTIAFYREGLNRWMRPELAKVEAPMQVLDGAQRFLEKKAPDAKSWFIPMPSVTSPGTQLFWQPEPKKGEPPRRRGRRNNQALIGADGEPATARATRGGEFFYRFHFDLYYMPVFWARWLVGFAAMMMLVAILSGIVTHKKIFKDFFTLRRAKGQRSWLDGHNATAVLGLPFHLMITYTGLVTLMAMLMPWATVANYSDDSKMFETLFPQAPKVERSEKRVPMVPLSTIVRDAERRLGAPAGYVDVAFPGDANARVTISRSPGSMLSSRTPSITYEGATGKLVWQSPAPGGASVTAGAMIGLHAGRFSGDGLRWIYFLCGVAGSVMVASGLVLWTVKRREKLPDPSRPHFGFRIVERLNVATIAGFPLGIAAMLWANRLLPVAMQGRAEWEVHVLFLAWLASLVLTLVRRPQIAWTILLGTTGVLLAAIPFYNLIATRQGVFATLPRGDWLMAGIDVTILVFGIGFGAIAMRVGRYKPAVRNPRRKMVAGAMLEPAE, from the coding sequence ATGAACAACAAGGGATTTCGCCAGTCGCAGGCCTTCCTGCACACCTGGTCGGGGATGCTGCTTGGCTGGCTGCTGTTCGCGGTGTTCGTCGCCGGGACGATCGCTTTCTATCGCGAGGGGCTCAATCGCTGGATGCGGCCCGAGCTCGCCAAGGTCGAGGCGCCGATGCAGGTGCTCGACGGGGCGCAGCGCTTCCTCGAGAAGAAGGCGCCGGACGCGAAGTCGTGGTTCATCCCGATGCCCAGCGTCACGAGCCCCGGTACGCAGCTGTTCTGGCAACCCGAGCCCAAGAAGGGCGAGCCGCCGCGGCGGCGCGGGCGTCGCAACAACCAGGCGCTGATCGGCGCCGATGGCGAGCCCGCCACCGCGCGCGCGACGCGCGGCGGCGAGTTCTTCTATCGCTTCCACTTCGACCTTTATTACATGCCGGTATTCTGGGCGCGCTGGCTGGTCGGTTTCGCGGCGATGATGATGCTGGTCGCGATCCTCAGCGGGATCGTGACGCACAAGAAGATTTTCAAGGATTTCTTCACCTTGCGCCGCGCCAAGGGGCAACGCAGTTGGCTCGACGGGCACAATGCCACCGCGGTGCTCGGGCTGCCCTTCCACCTGATGATCACCTATACCGGGCTGGTCACGTTGATGGCGATGCTGATGCCTTGGGCGACGGTTGCCAATTATAGCGACGATTCGAAGATGTTCGAGACACTGTTCCCGCAGGCACCAAAGGTCGAACGCTCGGAGAAGCGCGTGCCGATGGTGCCGCTGTCGACGATCGTCCGGGATGCCGAGCGCCGGCTCGGCGCGCCGGCGGGCTATGTCGACGTGGCCTTTCCCGGCGACGCGAATGCGCGCGTGACGATCAGCCGGAGTCCCGGCTCGATGCTGTCGTCGCGCACGCCGAGCATCACCTATGAAGGCGCGACCGGCAAATTGGTGTGGCAGTCGCCTGCGCCGGGCGGCGCGTCGGTGACCGCGGGGGCGATGATCGGGCTGCACGCCGGGCGCTTTTCGGGCGACGGGCTGCGCTGGATCTATTTCCTGTGCGGCGTCGCGGGGAGCGTGATGGTGGCGAGCGGGCTGGTGCTGTGGACGGTCAAGCGCCGCGAGAAGCTGCCCGATCCGAGCCGTCCCCATTTCGGCTTCCGCATCGTCGAGCGGCTCAACGTCGCGACGATCGCGGGCTTCCCGCTGGGAATCGCGGCGATGCTGTGGGCCAACCGGCTGCTGCCGGTGGCGATGCAAGGCCGGGCGGAGTGGGAAGTCCATGTGCTGTTCCTCGCCTGGCTGGCGTCGCTGGTGCTGACGCTCGTGCGGCGGCCGCAGATCGCCTGGACGATCCTGCTCGGGACGACGGGGGTGCTGCTCGCGGCGATCCCGTTCTACAACCTGATCGCGACGCGGCAGGGCGTGTTCGCGACCCTGCCCCGCGGGGACTGGCTGATGGCGGGGATCGACGTGACGATCCTGGTGTTCGGTATCGGGTTCGGGGCGATCGCGATGCGGGTCGGGCGGTACAAGCCTGCGGTGCGCAACCCGCGGCGGAAGATGGTGGCCGGGGCGATGCTGGAGCCTGCGGAATGA
- a CDS encoding DUF3325 domain-containing protein: MSFVTLVFAIAAFALFGLATDEHHQRRLGKRPDIATKKRLRIAAWVLIVAAFPPALMASGGVFGPILWAGMLMLGAGIVFLILNLAPAGRIDKAWRKQ, translated from the coding sequence ATGAGTTTCGTCACCTTAGTCTTTGCAATCGCGGCGTTTGCCCTGTTCGGGCTTGCCACCGACGAGCATCACCAAAGGCGGCTGGGCAAGCGGCCTGATATTGCGACGAAGAAGCGTTTGCGGATTGCCGCATGGGTGCTGATCGTGGCAGCGTTCCCGCCAGCGCTGATGGCGAGCGGCGGCGTGTTCGGCCCGATTTTGTGGGCCGGCATGCTGATGCTCGGTGCCGGCATCGTGTTCCTGATACTCAATCTGGCGCCGGCAGGGCGCATCGACAAAGCGTGGAGGAAGCAATGA
- a CDS encoding DUF4198 domain-containing protein, which yields MKRLILAALMLGMAGTAQAHEVWVERDGNGAVRIYLGEPGDVLPEGGDPEFKNLKAPKLLSGNAALVRKAGYIETSAPAGDVRVWDDNVFAPWNAEGKKEGVVYYARAGRSDTSAKLPFEIVPAAAEGSRFTVIREGKPVAGAKVVVVTPDKWSKTLTADADGAIEVPAREKGRYILAATVKDEAKATLPGGAVDAVHRITTLTFVN from the coding sequence ATGAAGCGACTGATCTTGGCGGCCCTGATGCTCGGCATGGCCGGCACCGCGCAGGCGCACGAAGTGTGGGTCGAGCGTGACGGCAACGGCGCGGTGCGCATCTATCTGGGCGAGCCGGGCGACGTGCTGCCCGAAGGCGGCGATCCCGAGTTCAAGAACCTCAAGGCACCCAAGCTGCTCTCGGGCAATGCCGCGCTTGTCCGGAAAGCGGGATATATCGAGACGAGCGCGCCGGCGGGCGACGTCCGCGTCTGGGACGACAATGTCTTCGCGCCCTGGAATGCCGAGGGCAAGAAGGAAGGCGTGGTCTATTATGCCCGCGCCGGCCGCAGCGACACCAGCGCCAAGCTGCCGTTCGAGATCGTGCCCGCCGCGGCCGAGGGGAGCCGCTTCACGGTGATCCGCGAGGGCAAGCCGGTCGCGGGCGCCAAGGTCGTAGTGGTGACGCCGGACAAATGGTCGAAGACGCTGACCGCCGACGCCGATGGCGCGATCGAGGTGCCCGCGCGAGAGAAGGGCCGGTATATACTCGCGGCGACGGTGAAGGACGAGGCCAAGGCGACGCTGCCGGGCGGTGCGGTCGATGCGGTGCACCGGATTACTACGCTGACGTTCGTTAACTGA
- the tmk gene encoding dTMP kinase: MDKASFYAVEGVDGCGKSGMVRHIVAHLEAGGRAAIATREPGGTPQGEQLRALLLSGNDDAWDQQSELLMMTAARVEHVRRVILPSLSRGVSVVSDRYVGSTIAYQGAGRGMAENYIRLLHREAVGDVWPDLVVVLDLDPEIGLARSKRRLSDGAIDEGRFETLDLAFHHRIRQSFLDQAARDPDRHVVIDARGTPEEVHARTLEAIDGWHTN, from the coding sequence ATGGACAAGGCATCCTTCTATGCCGTCGAGGGCGTCGACGGCTGCGGCAAATCGGGAATGGTGCGCCACATCGTCGCGCATCTCGAAGCGGGCGGCCGCGCGGCGATCGCAACGCGCGAGCCCGGCGGCACCCCGCAGGGCGAGCAGCTCCGCGCGTTGCTGCTCTCCGGGAACGACGATGCCTGGGACCAGCAGTCCGAGCTGCTGATGATGACCGCAGCGCGCGTCGAGCATGTCCGCCGCGTCATCCTGCCCAGCCTGTCGCGCGGCGTCTCGGTGGTGTCGGATCGCTATGTCGGATCGACCATCGCCTATCAGGGCGCCGGCCGCGGCATGGCCGAGAACTATATCCGCCTGCTCCACCGCGAGGCGGTCGGCGATGTCTGGCCCGATCTGGTGGTCGTCCTCGATCTCGATCCCGAGATCGGCCTCGCGCGCAGCAAGCGCCGCCTCAGCGACGGTGCGATCGACGAAGGCCGCTTCGAGACACTCGACCTGGCCTTCCACCACCGCATTCGCCAGTCGTTCCTCGACCAGGCGGCGCGTGATCCCGACCGCCACGTCGTGATCGACGCGCGCGGCACACCCGAGGAAGTCCACGCGCGCACCCTGGAAGCGATCGACGGGTGGCACACCAACTAA
- a CDS encoding putative bifunctional diguanylate cyclase/phosphodiesterase — protein sequence MKGRLRRLFVSYRDYILIVAPAAMALMLGVIFDLGERFHAFSTAHESWQLDELLSAFFLTSMFYMVLLVVRTRGLRQELRRRRRAEREATLLARHDSLTGLFNRRTLIGHIAARAASAQPDTELNVFLLDLDRFKPVNDTYGHEGGDQVLVTIADRLRALVGGTGLVARMGGDEFACVLEYPIDSPAPAAIAEALLAAVAKPIQLRGGLAEVSASIGLLRCAPDAASPEEMLYKADFAMYRAKRSGRSTWCLFAAEMGAEMRERAQLELDMHAGIHRGEFVPYFQPIVALASGDVIGFEALARWRHPTRGLIAPDMFIPIAEDAGMIQDLGFAVLRRACMEARIWPPHMTLSVNLSPLQLNDSWLPQRILQVLCATGFPAGRLVVEITENRLVQDIETARAILLSLKSAGIQIALDDFGTGYASLKHLRELQFNRIKIDRGFVQNMRAEDNGQIVRAILNLSEGLGLPVTAEGVESGESAELLAALGCEYGQGYLYSRAVEPAEALAIAREGQFERQAALPAVRQALP from the coding sequence ATGAAGGGCCGGCTGCGTCGGTTGTTCGTCAGCTATCGGGATTACATCCTCATCGTCGCGCCCGCGGCGATGGCGCTGATGCTGGGCGTCATCTTCGATCTCGGCGAGCGCTTCCACGCATTCAGCACCGCGCACGAGTCTTGGCAGCTCGACGAATTGCTTTCCGCCTTCTTCCTGACGAGCATGTTCTACATGGTGCTGCTCGTCGTGCGCACCCGCGGGCTACGTCAGGAGCTGCGCCGCCGCCGCCGCGCCGAGCGCGAAGCCACGCTGCTCGCACGCCATGATTCGCTCACCGGGCTGTTCAACCGCCGCACGCTGATCGGCCATATCGCCGCGCGCGCCGCTTCGGCACAGCCGGATACCGAGCTGAACGTGTTCCTGCTCGATCTCGATCGCTTCAAGCCCGTCAACGACACCTATGGCCATGAAGGCGGCGACCAGGTGCTCGTCACCATCGCCGATCGCCTGCGCGCACTGGTCGGCGGCACGGGCCTGGTCGCCCGCATGGGGGGCGACGAATTCGCCTGCGTGCTCGAATATCCGATCGACTCGCCGGCACCGGCCGCGATCGCCGAGGCGCTGCTCGCCGCGGTCGCCAAGCCGATCCAGCTCCGCGGTGGGCTCGCCGAAGTCAGTGCCTCGATCGGCCTGCTGCGCTGCGCGCCCGACGCCGCCAGCCCCGAGGAGATGCTCTACAAGGCCGATTTCGCGATGTACCGCGCCAAGCGCTCGGGTCGCTCGACCTGGTGCCTCTTCGCCGCCGAAATGGGGGCCGAGATGCGCGAGCGCGCGCAGCTCGAGCTCGACATGCACGCCGGCATCCATCGCGGCGAGTTCGTCCCCTATTTCCAGCCGATCGTCGCGCTCGCCTCGGGCGACGTGATCGGGTTCGAGGCGCTGGCGCGCTGGCGCCACCCGACGCGCGGGCTGATCGCCCCCGACATGTTCATCCCGATCGCCGAGGATGCCGGGATGATCCAGGATCTCGGCTTTGCCGTCCTGCGCCGTGCATGCATGGAGGCGCGGATCTGGCCGCCGCACATGACGCTGTCGGTCAATCTGTCGCCGCTCCAGCTCAACGACAGCTGGCTGCCTCAGCGCATCCTCCAGGTGCTCTGCGCCACCGGCTTCCCCGCCGGCCGGCTCGTCGTGGAGATCACCGAGAACCGGCTGGTCCAGGACATCGAGACGGCGCGTGCAATCCTGCTCTCGCTCAAGAGCGCGGGCATCCAGATCGCGCTCGACGATTTCGGCACGGGCTATGCAAGCCTCAAGCATCTGCGCGAACTGCAGTTCAACCGCATCAAGATCGATCGCGGCTTCGTCCAGAACATGCGCGCCGAGGACAACGGCCAGATCGTCCGCGCGATCCTCAACCTCAGCGAGGGCCTCGGCCTGCCGGTCACCGCCGAGGGCGTGGAGTCGGGCGAGAGCGCCGAACTGCTCGCCGCGCTCGGCTGCGAATATGGCCAGGGCTATCTCTACAGCCGTGCCGTGGAGCCAGCGGAAGCCCTCGCCATCGCACGCGAAGGCCAGTTCGAACGCCAAGCCGCCCTGCCCGCGGTTCGCCAGGCACTGCCTTAA
- a CDS encoding helix-turn-helix domain-containing protein encodes MSMARGNKQRDGARPIAGDLPVDLYRCFVFPNRMREQRRAAGHAKLLRLAALLPEIPYIRLSKIDRGEVVPRPDELRRIAAVLGIAPAELLLDIDAPGFDIARWAEPFVDGDPVDLDEERFAVLLAAAVRARRAGDPALTIAAIERDYGIPPVALSRIENAQKIFERWNAATHLALCQLLHVPNVDELRHHVVALHAEGTLDGALAGIPGSAVRHERTRARIAEIAAALQPAFAEPAFAEPAAAPMPAPLPVAGAASVRLVPVLGAPLPDGLIADTPTPEKAEAPHAAGPRAFGLRVCRATLGGGLPGQTVVIVDPDRFPSAGGLAALREEAGWRLLSVGSDRDGRMIGYSCNPEREIPLDDCDPARLAALVGAIFP; translated from the coding sequence ATGTCGATGGCACGGGGCAACAAGCAACGCGACGGCGCGCGTCCGATCGCCGGCGATCTGCCGGTCGATCTCTATCGCTGCTTCGTCTTTCCCAATCGCATGCGCGAGCAACGCCGCGCCGCCGGGCACGCCAAGCTGCTGCGCCTCGCCGCGCTACTCCCTGAAATTCCCTACATTCGCCTTTCCAAGATCGATCGCGGCGAAGTCGTGCCCCGGCCCGACGAACTACGCCGCATCGCCGCCGTGCTCGGCATCGCCCCGGCCGAGCTGCTGCTCGATATCGACGCGCCGGGCTTCGACATCGCGCGCTGGGCGGAACCCTTTGTCGACGGCGATCCGGTCGACCTCGACGAGGAGCGCTTCGCAGTGCTGCTCGCCGCCGCGGTGCGCGCGCGGCGCGCCGGCGACCCCGCGCTCACCATCGCCGCGATCGAGCGCGATTATGGGATACCCCCAGTTGCCCTCTCGCGCATCGAGAACGCGCAGAAGATTTTCGAGCGCTGGAATGCCGCGACGCACCTTGCCTTGTGCCAGCTCCTCCACGTTCCCAATGTCGACGAGCTGCGCCATCATGTCGTCGCGCTGCACGCCGAGGGCACGCTCGACGGTGCGCTTGCCGGCATTCCGGGCTCGGCCGTGCGCCACGAACGGACCCGCGCCCGGATCGCCGAAATCGCCGCCGCGCTTCAGCCCGCCTTCGCGGAGCCCGCCTTCGCGGAGCCCGCCGCCGCTCCCATGCCGGCGCCCCTCCCGGTGGCCGGCGCCGCCTCGGTCCGGCTCGTCCCGGTGCTCGGCGCCCCGCTCCCGGACGGCCTCATCGCCGACACCCCCACGCCCGAAAAGGCCGAGGCGCCGCATGCCGCAGGCCCGCGCGCCTTCGGACTCAGGGTCTGCCGCGCGACGCTGGGCGGCGGGCTGCCGGGCCAAACGGTGGTCATCGTCGATCCCGATCGGTTTCCCTCCGCCGGCGGCCTCGCGGCGCTGCGCGAGGAGGCGGGCTGGCGGCTGCTCTCGGTCGGATCGGACCGCGACGGCCGGATGATTGGTTATTCGTGCAACCCCGAGCGCGAGATCCCGCTCGACGATTGCGATCCCGCCCGCCTTGCGGCGCTGGTCGGTGCGATCTTTCCGTAG
- a CDS encoding sigma factor-like helix-turn-helix DNA-binding protein, translating into MSKTTIALEAAVATVIENTPKDAPQTNRQRVYVDRAFAQILKLIAPRIRHFIRQYGLVAHWDDAEQCCAIAVHRAIEAYDPAKAQFTTFVNWQIRGELQSLRFRLMTDQRPSAKKVEATTVSLNALATGADGEEMSPETLIEDEDALARTEAAASDYLADGAITSLVDAYVDQLRKVGIEALRRRPRPKREEAALRREGPRLRTATYGIDPAELEKLEAKLDRDREIVVRRVFQASTLDDLSLETGVTKERVRQITKRAAKAIAEIAAADPRFAVMAEHERPAPKRRQPAAATLLPDADLPHNRLSSVRAIAPAELEVVLAAPVENLAAAGVVLH; encoded by the coding sequence ATGTCGAAGACCACGATCGCTCTCGAAGCCGCTGTCGCCACCGTCATCGAGAACACGCCCAAGGATGCGCCGCAGACCAACCGCCAGCGCGTCTATGTCGATCGTGCCTTCGCCCAGATCCTCAAGCTGATCGCCCCGCGCATCCGCCACTTCATCCGCCAGTACGGTCTGGTCGCCCATTGGGACGACGCCGAGCAGTGCTGCGCCATCGCCGTGCACCGCGCGATCGAAGCCTATGACCCCGCCAAGGCGCAGTTCACCACCTTCGTGAACTGGCAGATCCGCGGCGAGCTCCAGAGCCTCCGCTTCCGCCTGATGACCGACCAGCGCCCCTCGGCGAAAAAGGTCGAGGCGACCACCGTGTCGCTCAACGCCCTGGCCACCGGTGCCGACGGCGAGGAAATGTCGCCCGAGACGCTGATCGAGGACGAGGACGCCCTGGCCCGCACCGAAGCCGCCGCTTCGGACTATCTCGCCGACGGCGCGATCACTTCGCTCGTCGACGCCTATGTCGATCAGCTCCGCAAAGTCGGGATCGAGGCGCTCCGCCGTCGCCCCCGTCCGAAGCGCGAGGAAGCCGCGCTGCGCCGCGAAGGCCCGCGTCTCCGCACCGCCACCTACGGCATCGATCCCGCCGAGCTCGAGAAGCTCGAAGCCAAGCTCGATCGTGACCGCGAGATCGTCGTCCGCCGCGTGTTCCAGGCCTCGACCCTCGACGATCTGTCGCTCGAGACCGGCGTCACCAAGGAGCGCGTCCGTCAGATCACCAAGCGCGCCGCCAAGGCGATTGCCGAGATCGCCGCCGCCGACCCGCGCTTCGCCGTGATGGCCGAGCATGAGCGTCCTGCGCCCAAGCGCCGCCAGCCGGCCGCCGCCACGCTGCTCCCCGACGCCGACCTGCCGCACAACCGTCTCTCGAGCGTCCGCGCCATTGCGCCGGCTGAGCTGGAAGTCGTCCTCGCCGCTCCGGTCGAGAACCTCGCCGCCGCCGGCGTGGTGCTCCACTAA
- a CDS encoding peptidoglycan-binding protein: protein MINPTQLAALSPQKRAQVIYAEAQSQLSTRLWRAALGDGDSKDNSASPFGGNNMNMDSLLGLLGGRDGISGLSQAGCACHCACSCHQPAAASFGGEAKAKSIGTTGAGAIDPEDVRGPTPAYARIGGIGIGTATPDSGDLKLGANARYASTFAAAEARTGIPASALAAIVDAEAAKTGDGSWNTHSRNPRSSAAGLGQFLSGTWQDLAQTEGTWLNAHAAERGWLDGRGRVNTGNRAELLALRYDPKASILGVADLAKGNLDRLEKAGVRVRTDSETLAKAAYLGHHLGLGDAKKFLSGGIEAGRARMLLSAQIGASAAEQRIASAGNATQAHRQWLTGFIDRRIRPEAFAS, encoded by the coding sequence ATGATCAACCCCACCCAGCTCGCCGCGCTCTCCCCGCAGAAGCGCGCGCAGGTCATCTATGCTGAGGCGCAGTCGCAGCTCTCGACCCGGCTGTGGCGCGCCGCGCTTGGCGATGGCGACAGCAAGGATAACAGCGCCTCGCCCTTCGGCGGTAACAACATGAACATGGATTCACTGCTCGGCCTGCTCGGCGGCCGCGACGGCATTTCGGGCCTGTCGCAAGCCGGCTGCGCCTGCCACTGCGCGTGTAGCTGCCACCAGCCCGCTGCTGCCAGCTTCGGCGGCGAAGCGAAAGCCAAGAGCATCGGCACCACCGGCGCGGGCGCGATCGATCCCGAGGATGTCCGCGGCCCTACGCCGGCCTATGCCCGGATCGGCGGCATCGGCATCGGCACCGCCACCCCCGACAGCGGCGACCTCAAGCTCGGCGCCAATGCGCGCTATGCCTCGACCTTCGCCGCCGCCGAGGCGCGCACCGGCATTCCCGCCTCCGCGCTCGCTGCGATCGTCGATGCCGAGGCCGCCAAGACCGGCGACGGCAGCTGGAACACCCATTCGCGCAATCCGCGCTCGAGCGCCGCCGGCCTCGGCCAGTTCCTCAGCGGGACGTGGCAGGATCTGGCGCAGACCGAAGGCACCTGGCTCAACGCGCACGCCGCCGAGCGCGGCTGGCTAGACGGCCGCGGCCGCGTCAACACCGGCAACCGCGCCGAACTGCTCGCGCTGCGTTACGATCCCAAAGCGTCGATCCTGGGCGTCGCCGATCTCGCCAAGGGCAATCTCGACCGGCTGGAGAAAGCAGGGGTGCGCGTGCGCACCGATAGCGAGACGCTCGCCAAGGCCGCCTATCTCGGCCACCATCTCGGCCTCGGCGACGCCAAGAAGTTCCTCAGCGGCGGGATCGAGGCGGGCCGCGCCCGCATGCTGCTCTCCGCCCAGATCGGCGCCTCGGCCGCCGAGCAGCGCATCGCCAGCGCGGGCAACGCCACCCAGGCGCATCGCCAGTGGCTCACCGGCTTCATCGATCGCAGAATTCGCCCCGAAGCCTTCGCTTCGTAA